A part of Silvimonas soli genomic DNA contains:
- a CDS encoding DUF1328 domain-containing protein yields the protein MLHYAVVFFIIALIAGLLGFTGIAAGAADIARILFFLFIVIFVVSIVLGFLRGW from the coding sequence ATGCTGCACTACGCCGTAGTCTTCTTCATCATCGCCCTGATTGCCGGCTTGCTGGGTTTTACCGGCATTGCGGCAGGCGCCGCCGATATCGCGCGGATTTTGTTCTTCCTGTTCATTGTTATTTTTGTGGTCAGTATCGTGCTTGGCTTCTTGCGCGGGTGGTAG
- a CDS encoding glutathione S-transferase: MIPLLYTFRRCPYAIRARLAIAVSGVPVQLHEVVLRDKPAAMLACSPKGTVPVLQLPDGTVLEQSLDIMLWALSLADPEGWLQGEGWSVAAQELIAQNDGSFKFYLDRYKYPERYPEHSAVYYREQGELYLQQLEQRLQRQDWLAGDKPGLVDMAAFPFVRQFAHVDKTWFYQSPYPRLIAWLDNQLASALFAQVMQK; this comes from the coding sequence GTGATTCCTCTTCTGTATACCTTCCGCCGTTGCCCGTATGCCATTCGTGCACGGCTGGCCATCGCTGTCAGTGGCGTACCGGTCCAGCTGCATGAGGTGGTGCTACGCGACAAACCCGCCGCCATGCTGGCGTGTTCACCCAAAGGCACGGTGCCTGTACTGCAGCTACCCGATGGCACGGTGCTGGAGCAAAGCCTGGACATCATGTTGTGGGCGCTGAGTCTGGCTGATCCAGAAGGTTGGCTGCAGGGGGAGGGCTGGTCTGTGGCGGCGCAAGAGCTGATCGCGCAGAACGATGGCAGCTTCAAGTTTTATCTGGACCGCTACAAATATCCGGAACGGTATCCAGAGCACAGCGCCGTGTATTACCGCGAGCAGGGCGAACTCTACTTACAGCAGCTGGAGCAACGGTTGCAACGGCAAGACTGGCTGGCTGGAGACAAACCCGGGCTGGTCGATATGGCCGCATTCCCGTTTGTGCGCCAGTTTGCCCATGTCGATAAAACCTGGTTCTATCAATCGCCGTATCCGCGTTTGATTGCGTGGCTGGATAACCAACTGGCCAGCGCGTTGTTTGCGCAGGTTATGCAAAAGTAA
- a CDS encoding BON domain-containing protein, producing MPYSRTRTSLTLLAGALLLSGVLAGCQRHDDSTEMSASSVASSVSSAAATTTDTASAKLQDAASDIKAAASAAADNVSDKSAVAGAKLDDAAITTKVKAALAQDAGLSTLALNVATTGGVVTLAGTVDNEAKHSEIKTVVSGVEGVTSVVDNTTVKSN from the coding sequence ATGCCTTATTCGCGAACCCGAACCAGTTTGACTCTGCTTGCCGGTGCATTGTTGTTGTCCGGCGTGTTGGCCGGTTGCCAGCGTCATGATGACAGCACCGAAATGTCCGCATCCAGCGTGGCCTCTTCTGTGAGTAGTGCCGCCGCTACCACGACCGATACGGCCAGTGCCAAGTTGCAGGATGCTGCATCTGACATCAAGGCTGCGGCTTCGGCAGCGGCTGATAACGTTTCGGATAAATCTGCAGTGGCGGGTGCCAAGCTGGACGACGCCGCCATCACCACCAAGGTTAAAGCTGCGCTGGCACAAGATGCTGGCTTGAGCACACTGGCTCTGAACGTGGCGACCACGGGCGGTGTGGTTACGCTTGCTGGCACGGTAGATAACGAAGCCAAGCACAGCGAAATCAAGACCGTGGTTTCTGGTGTTGAGGGTGTGACCTCGGTGGTGGATAACACCACGGTCAAATCCAACTAA
- a CDS encoding response regulator: MNTDPSNIPPQDRPTVTALLVEDSVLIREALVEALGSSGHVVFTAFAATAKDAIAALQQQSFDLAVIDLELLEGTGFDVLSYIKNNDPTPPVRVVLTNHAFSLYERRARMLGVEHFFDKSMHFSEAVQTIENIAPKSPNPAI; this comes from the coding sequence ATGAATACAGATCCATCAAATATCCCCCCGCAAGACAGACCCACAGTGACCGCTTTGCTGGTCGAGGATTCGGTATTGATCCGTGAGGCCTTGGTGGAAGCCCTGGGTAGCTCTGGCCACGTGGTGTTTACCGCATTTGCCGCAACGGCTAAAGACGCCATTGCCGCCTTGCAGCAGCAAAGCTTTGATCTGGCGGTTATTGATCTGGAACTACTTGAAGGGACCGGTTTTGATGTTTTGTCCTACATCAAAAACAACGACCCGACGCCGCCGGTGCGCGTGGTACTGACCAACCACGCTTTCAGCTTGTACGAGCGACGCGCACGTATGCTGGGTGTTGAGCACTTCTTCGACAAGTCCATGCATTTTTCCGAGGCGGTGCAAACTATCGAAAACATTGCTCCAAAGTCGCCGAATCCGGCGATTTGA
- a CDS encoding response regulator, with protein MVNSTNKRRILLVDDHGIVRSGMRSLIELEDDLEVTGEAGSGMEALQLIRKQDFDIVLLDISMPDKNGVDTLRDMQRIKPELSVLILSGYAEELYALNLIRSGCRGYLSKDADPAEIIKAIRTICNGRRYVSVELADLLANELIKPSDKRMHETLSEREFQVFYKLASGKSPTDIANELFLSVKTVSTYRARVLEKMNLKTNADLTYYAIKNELIN; from the coding sequence ATGGTGAATAGCACAAACAAAAGACGCATTCTGTTAGTCGACGATCACGGCATTGTCAGGTCGGGTATGCGCTCGCTGATTGAGCTTGAGGATGACCTGGAAGTGACAGGTGAAGCAGGTTCCGGCATGGAAGCGCTGCAGCTGATCCGTAAACAGGACTTCGACATCGTGCTGCTGGATATTTCCATGCCGGATAAAAACGGCGTGGATACCCTGCGCGATATGCAGCGCATCAAGCCAGAGCTTTCGGTGCTTATCCTGAGCGGTTACGCCGAAGAACTGTACGCGCTCAATCTGATCCGTTCCGGTTGCCGCGGTTATTTATCCAAAGATGCTGATCCGGCCGAGATCATCAAGGCGATCCGCACCATTTGCAACGGGCGTCGTTATGTGTCGGTTGAGCTGGCTGATCTGCTGGCCAACGAGCTGATCAAGCCTAGCGACAAGCGCATGCACGAGACATTGTCAGAACGCGAGTTCCAGGTGTTTTACAAGCTGGCCAGCGGCAAATCGCCCACCGACATCGCCAATGAACTGTTTCTGAGCGTGAAAACGGTCAGTACTTACCGTGCCCGCGTGCTGGAGAAAATGAATCTAAAAACCAACGCTGATTTGACCTATTACGCTATCAAGAACGAGTTGATCAACTAG
- a CDS encoding ferritin-like domain-containing protein produces the protein MSQTDDFVLDIGEIREKARKNVADGAQTSSYKGDVGTIIRLLNEALATELVCVLRYKLHHYAAKGVQSEAIAEEFAVHAEEELGHADKLAQRIVQLGGLPDFSPKGLAERAHSDYVVVSTLQEMIRENLVAERIAIDVYREMVRFIGDKDPTTRRVLEDILAVEEEHADELSDWLVKTQ, from the coding sequence ATGTCCCAAACCGATGATTTTGTACTCGATATTGGTGAAATCCGCGAAAAAGCGCGCAAGAACGTCGCCGATGGCGCGCAGACGTCCAGCTATAAAGGGGACGTTGGTACCATAATCCGTTTGCTCAACGAAGCGCTGGCGACCGAACTGGTCTGTGTCTTGCGTTACAAGCTGCATCACTACGCGGCCAAAGGTGTGCAATCTGAGGCCATTGCCGAAGAATTTGCCGTGCATGCCGAAGAAGAACTGGGTCATGCCGACAAGCTGGCGCAGCGCATTGTACAACTGGGCGGTTTGCCGGATTTCTCCCCCAAGGGACTGGCTGAGCGCGCACATTCTGATTACGTGGTCGTCTCCACCTTGCAAGAAATGATTCGCGAGAACCTGGTGGCCGAGCGGATCGCCATCGATGTGTACCGTGAAATGGTGCGTTTTATTGGCGATAAAGATCCGACCACCCGCCGCGTGCTGGAAGATATTCTGGCGGTAGAAGAAGAGCACGCCGACGAGTTGTCAGACTGGCTGGTCAAGACGCAGTAA
- a CDS encoding CHASE3 domain-containing protein, whose translation MKNMLHKLARNLKALGWKLQAGLLLAILVPILTAILSDVWISQAEEDNQAIVATHGRILALHELQTMLLSAESAQRGFLVNGELQYQMAYDQTLPKIRQLAGQLVDRYANVAPAGPDRDARQVQQLSVEIGEKLAEMDIGVGYARNGDIERARELVNTNRGFELAGSISRRIDALLDAEDKALNWERQNRQRVVFYVRLAVASAWVLVLLLEAGLLLLLSSLLANKSQQAREMTERHAQLDAKVNEHTTLLKQLAMDYQLGVERERAKLARELHDELGSILTATKMDISWVQRELRDSMPAVSEKLNKTTRNLDQGIQFKRRVVQELHPSLLSTFGLIASVRSLAEEAAQRSDWQLELALPDEETSIDDTLSLIVYRIVQETLNNAAKYAKAKTISISLMVDDEHIKLELEDDGIGFNLDDLPAETHGLQGIRHRATAIGGKVDFTSQPGEGLFTRVLLPRRFNKEKQHPKVLS comes from the coding sequence ATGAAAAACATGCTGCATAAACTGGCACGCAATCTCAAGGCGTTGGGCTGGAAGCTGCAAGCTGGTTTGTTATTGGCCATTCTGGTGCCCATCTTGACGGCCATTCTGTCTGACGTGTGGATCAGCCAGGCCGAAGAAGACAATCAGGCCATTGTGGCCACGCATGGCCGTATTCTGGCGTTGCACGAATTGCAGACCATGCTGCTGTCAGCGGAATCCGCACAGCGCGGGTTTCTGGTCAATGGCGAACTGCAATACCAAATGGCCTACGATCAGACTCTGCCTAAAATCCGGCAACTGGCCGGGCAACTGGTTGATCGCTATGCCAACGTCGCCCCAGCCGGCCCGGATCGTGATGCGCGTCAGGTGCAGCAATTGTCGGTGGAGATTGGCGAAAAGCTGGCTGAAATGGATATCGGCGTCGGCTACGCCCGCAATGGCGATATCGAACGTGCACGCGAGCTGGTCAACACCAATCGCGGGTTTGAACTGGCCGGATCTATCAGTCGCCGTATCGACGCCCTGTTAGACGCAGAAGACAAAGCATTGAATTGGGAACGCCAGAACCGGCAGCGCGTGGTGTTTTACGTGCGACTGGCCGTCGCCAGCGCCTGGGTGCTGGTTTTGCTGCTTGAAGCAGGTTTGCTGCTGCTGTTATCCAGCTTGCTGGCAAACAAGAGCCAGCAGGCACGCGAAATGACTGAACGTCATGCGCAACTGGATGCCAAGGTCAATGAACACACCACCCTGCTCAAACAACTGGCGATGGATTACCAGCTTGGGGTGGAGCGCGAGCGGGCCAAGCTGGCGCGCGAGTTGCATGATGAACTGGGCTCCATTCTGACAGCCACCAAAATGGATATCTCGTGGGTGCAGCGCGAATTGCGCGATTCAATGCCAGCGGTGAGCGAAAAGTTGAACAAGACCACGCGCAATCTGGATCAAGGCATCCAGTTCAAACGCCGAGTGGTGCAAGAACTGCATCCGTCACTGCTATCTACTTTCGGGCTGATTGCGTCCGTGCGTTCATTGGCAGAAGAAGCTGCGCAACGCAGTGACTGGCAACTGGAACTGGCTTTGCCCGACGAAGAAACCAGTATCGACGATACATTGTCGTTGATCGTCTATCGCATTGTGCAGGAAACGCTGAACAATGCCGCCAAATATGCCAAAGCCAAGACCATCTCCATCAGCTTGATGGTCGACGACGAGCACATCAAACTGGAACTGGAAGACGACGGCATCGGGTTTAACCTGGACGATCTACCAGCGGAAACCCATGGTTTGCAAGGCATCCGCCACCGCGCCACCGCCATTGGTGGCAAGGTGGACTTCACCAGCCAGCCTGGCGAGGGTCTATTTACCCGCGTGTTACTGCCGCGGCGTTTCAACAAAGAAAAACAGCACCCGAAGGTGCTGTCCTGA
- a CDS encoding entericidin A/B family lipoprotein, with amino-acid sequence MKRMCVLAALLLAASLSACNTVKGAGQDIQKGGEKVENSAEKAQQ; translated from the coding sequence ATGAAACGCATGTGTGTACTTGCTGCTCTGTTACTCGCTGCCAGTTTGTCTGCCTGCAATACCGTAAAAGGTGCGGGCCAGGATATCCAGAAAGGTGGTGAAAAGGTAGAGAACTCTGCGGAAAAAGCGCAGCAATAA
- a CDS encoding CsbD family protein, with protein sequence MNKDQVKGRINEAKGAVKETVGKAIGNPGTQLKGNLEKNVGKVQAAVGDAREDAKRTSTTGKH encoded by the coding sequence ATGAACAAAGATCAAGTGAAAGGCCGCATCAACGAAGCCAAAGGCGCCGTTAAAGAAACCGTGGGTAAAGCCATCGGTAATCCGGGCACCCAGTTGAAGGGTAACCTGGAAAAGAACGTGGGCAAGGTGCAGGCTGCCGTGGGTGATGCCCGCGAAGATGCCAAGCGCACTTCGACCACTGGTAAGCACTAA
- a CDS encoding PAS domain S-box protein, whose protein sequence is MQSPALHEKEQQRLEALRAMCVLDTPPVPELDRITRLAARLFDVPIVLISLVDNNRQWFKSRVGLDTLQTPRDISLCAHAILQPGRFLVNDAEHDPRFADNPLVAGPLHLRFYAGQPLHSLAGLPIGTLCLISPSPRTFSTQDEATLEDLAAIAQEYFQQQESSMRSRKTERELAHSHTLFEKTFAHAAVGIALVSMTGRWLRVNQQLSSMLGYDVPTMQQKTFQEITHPDDLQADLAALKQLLDGEISAYSIEKRYFHANGSIVWVLLSVSLIYDEFDQSKSFVSVVTDITERKNIESELLSLQQELEQRVDLRTRELQVAVEQLHEEVELRTQVQHKLVLEKERFRLTLANATDAFIELDESGRVMAWNSAAEHIFGWTLDDALARPVAELVIPPQLREPGQNGFDQFVIGKADPAIDRHIQFKAMRKDGSEFPVELTLAENRIQGRRVVNAFLRDISQRKADEQEILTSRSRLRLITDNMPVLISFVDEQLRYQFANRTYEIWFGGNTDSLIGTHMSELLDPKAYAHTKLYAAKALKGQQVSFDNKLVTRKGVLHVHTTLVPNFRADGRPQGFYILSQDITERKNLENKLAFEATHDALTGLPNRRAFMRVLHESLARSHRSGKGMALLFLDLDGFKQINDQRGHEFGDQVLRQFAQTLRNSVRETDTVSRLAGDEFTVILEGLDVTELAVQTVAHKLLASLATVHTIGDEAVHLRASIGAATVAAGEPVTPEKLLAIADAAMYRAKAQGKHQVAIN, encoded by the coding sequence TTGCAAAGCCCCGCCCTGCATGAAAAGGAGCAACAGCGCCTGGAAGCCCTGCGGGCGATGTGTGTACTGGATACGCCGCCGGTGCCAGAGCTGGATCGCATAACGCGCCTGGCCGCACGCTTGTTTGATGTGCCGATCGTGCTGATATCGCTGGTAGATAACAATCGGCAGTGGTTCAAATCCAGAGTCGGGCTGGATACCTTGCAAACCCCGCGCGACATTTCGCTATGTGCTCATGCCATTTTGCAACCAGGCCGTTTTTTGGTTAACGATGCAGAACATGATCCGCGTTTTGCCGATAACCCACTGGTAGCTGGCCCGCTCCATTTACGTTTTTATGCGGGCCAGCCATTGCATTCGTTGGCGGGTTTGCCAATTGGCACCCTCTGCCTGATCAGCCCGTCGCCCCGCACATTCAGTACGCAAGATGAAGCAACTCTGGAAGACCTGGCCGCCATCGCACAGGAGTATTTCCAGCAGCAAGAATCCTCCATGCGCAGCCGCAAGACTGAACGCGAGCTGGCCCATTCGCATACCTTGTTTGAAAAAACTTTTGCTCATGCGGCGGTGGGTATTGCGCTAGTCTCGATGACTGGCCGCTGGCTGCGAGTCAATCAGCAACTGAGCAGCATGCTGGGCTACGACGTCCCGACGATGCAGCAAAAAACCTTCCAGGAAATTACGCATCCGGACGACTTGCAAGCAGATCTGGCCGCGCTCAAACAACTGCTGGATGGCGAGATTTCCGCTTATTCGATAGAAAAACGTTACTTCCATGCCAACGGCTCGATCGTCTGGGTCTTGCTGAGTGTTTCGTTGATTTACGATGAATTTGACCAGAGCAAATCATTTGTTTCGGTGGTGACCGATATCACCGAGCGCAAAAACATTGAATCGGAATTACTTTCACTGCAGCAAGAACTGGAACAGCGGGTTGACCTGCGCACCAGAGAATTGCAGGTGGCGGTGGAACAGTTACACGAGGAAGTCGAACTGCGCACCCAGGTGCAACACAAGCTGGTACTGGAGAAAGAGCGTTTTCGTCTCACCCTGGCCAACGCTACCGATGCCTTTATCGAGCTGGATGAAAGCGGCCGGGTCATGGCCTGGAATAGCGCGGCAGAACACATTTTTGGCTGGACCCTGGATGATGCGCTGGCTCGCCCCGTGGCCGAACTGGTCATTCCGCCGCAGTTACGCGAACCCGGGCAGAACGGTTTTGACCAGTTTGTGATTGGCAAGGCCGACCCGGCCATAGATCGGCACATCCAGTTCAAAGCCATGCGCAAAGACGGCTCGGAGTTTCCTGTAGAGCTGACCCTGGCAGAAAACCGCATCCAGGGGCGTCGTGTGGTGAATGCATTTTTGCGCGACATCTCGCAGCGCAAAGCCGATGAACAAGAGATCCTGACCAGCCGCTCGCGCCTGCGCCTGATCACCGACAACATGCCCGTGCTGATCAGCTTCGTGGACGAGCAGTTGCGCTATCAGTTCGCTAACCGCACCTATGAAATCTGGTTTGGCGGCAACACCGACAGCCTGATCGGCACCCATATGAGTGAACTACTGGACCCGAAAGCTTATGCGCATACCAAGCTTTATGCCGCGAAGGCATTGAAGGGGCAACAGGTCAGTTTTGATAACAAGCTGGTGACCCGCAAAGGCGTGCTGCACGTTCACACCACACTTGTGCCCAACTTCCGGGCCGATGGCCGCCCACAAGGGTTTTATATCCTCTCGCAGGATATTACCGAACGGAAAAACCTCGAAAACAAGTTGGCCTTTGAAGCCACCCACGACGCGTTGACCGGCCTGCCAAACCGTCGCGCTTTTATGCGCGTCTTGCATGAGAGCCTTGCGCGCAGCCATCGCAGCGGTAAAGGCATGGCATTGTTGTTTCTCGATCTGGACGGATTCAAACAGATCAATGATCAGCGTGGCCATGAATTCGGTGATCAGGTTTTACGCCAGTTCGCCCAGACCCTGCGAAACTCGGTGCGCGAAACCGATACCGTGTCGCGTCTGGCCGGGGACGAATTCACGGTGATCCTCGAAGGACTGGATGTCACCGAGTTGGCAGTGCAAACAGTGGCCCACAAGTTGCTGGCCAGCCTGGCTACCGTCCATACCATTGGCGACGAAGCAGTGCATTTGCGGGCCAGTATCGGCGCGGCCACAGTAGCCGCAGGCGAGCCTGTCACGCCAGAGAAACTGCTGGCCATTGCGGACGCCGCCATGTATCGCGCCAAAGCGCAAGGCAAGCATCAGGTCGCAATCAACTAA
- a CDS encoding glucoamylase family protein: MLLIQRTAFSYFEHETNPANGLVLDKTAPDWPASIAAVGMALASYPVGVEAGFITRQAARERVLTTLRFFWQSPQGPEPDATGYHGFYYHFLDMQTGRRAAHCELSTIDTAFLLAGALTCAQYFTGEHLAEAEIRALADGLYRRADWTWALDQQNTVSMGWTPEQGFLAARWNGYDEALLLYILGLGSPTYPLPAASYPAWAAAYQWGNSYGIDYLYAGSLFTHQLSHIWVDFRGIQDEFMRGRGIDYFENSRRATLVQQRYAIDNPGRFKGYNQHCWGLTATDGPGPARRIVDGIVREFYDYLARGVPYGPDDGTIAPWVVVASLPFAPEVVLPSIDYFVHELDLHAGNPYGFKASFNPTWPDSQGSAYGWVSPWHFAIDQGPIVLMIENYRSGLIWQIMRRCPYIVQGLQRAGFGGGWLAQTVADSRPSGVVSAENLSR, encoded by the coding sequence TTGCTACTGATTCAGCGCACCGCGTTTAGCTATTTTGAGCACGAAACCAACCCTGCCAATGGGTTGGTACTTGATAAAACGGCGCCAGACTGGCCCGCGAGCATTGCCGCCGTGGGCATGGCGCTTGCCTCGTATCCGGTTGGCGTGGAGGCGGGTTTTATCACGCGGCAGGCGGCGCGAGAGCGCGTGCTCACCACCTTGCGCTTTTTCTGGCAATCGCCGCAAGGACCGGAGCCGGATGCGACCGGTTATCACGGTTTCTATTACCACTTTCTGGATATGCAAACTGGACGCCGCGCCGCACATTGCGAGTTATCGACGATCGATACCGCATTTTTGCTGGCTGGTGCGCTGACCTGCGCTCAGTATTTTACTGGCGAACATTTGGCCGAGGCAGAGATCCGGGCTTTGGCGGATGGCTTGTATCGCCGAGCGGACTGGACTTGGGCGCTGGATCAACAAAATACCGTGTCCATGGGCTGGACTCCAGAACAAGGCTTCCTGGCCGCGCGCTGGAATGGCTATGACGAAGCGTTGCTGCTCTACATTCTGGGCTTGGGCTCGCCGACATACCCGCTGCCCGCCGCCAGCTATCCGGCCTGGGCTGCGGCGTATCAGTGGGGAAACAGCTACGGGATTGACTACTTGTATGCGGGCTCGCTGTTTACGCATCAACTCTCACATATCTGGGTCGACTTTCGGGGCATCCAGGATGAGTTCATGCGAGGGCGAGGTATTGATTACTTTGAAAACAGTCGCCGCGCCACGCTGGTGCAGCAGCGTTATGCCATCGATAACCCGGGCAGATTCAAAGGCTATAACCAGCATTGCTGGGGACTTACCGCAACGGATGGCCCCGGTCCGGCACGACGGATCGTGGATGGCATCGTGCGGGAGTTCTACGACTATCTGGCGCGCGGCGTGCCATACGGGCCGGACGACGGCACGATTGCACCGTGGGTGGTGGTGGCTTCTTTGCCATTTGCACCGGAAGTGGTGCTGCCCAGCATTGATTATTTTGTGCACGAGCTGGATCTGCATGCGGGCAATCCGTACGGGTTCAAAGCCAGTTTTAATCCCACCTGGCCGGACTCGCAGGGTAGCGCGTATGGCTGGGTTTCTCCCTGGCACTTCGCCATTGATCAGGGACCGATTGTGCTGATGATCGAGAACTACCGCAGCGGACTGATCTGGCAGATCATGCGGCGCTGCCCGTATATCGTTCAGGGTCTGCAGCGTGCCGGTTTTGGTGGCGGCTGGCTGGCACAAACAGTCGCAGATTCGCGGCCTAGTGGTGTGGTATCGGCAGAAAACTTGTCACGCTGA
- a CDS encoding phospholipase A, whose amino-acid sequence MASLLSSAIASLAILPGIAHADVSVLYPASTLKTDAPFTITLLLDNPDKEAATITVPEQLHANISNADFPQLPITLLRADHSTGAIEVKPGGFRKVAYLARLPPNLRGTIRVQLTGFDTAPVLIALDSAANKSPAADPSANGTETGPTPTAAPVSVAALAASQVASPGGQDAASTALLRGAEDRLSPYEPMYFAVGKNGDTTAKFQLSFKYRLGLPKDPTSRALLDNLYFSFTERSMWDLSADSHPFEDSSYMPSLFYYVPDTDVKASWFSKLGLESGLRHESNGKAGDESRSMNYAYVRPILHFGDPTKGEWTVAPKLYYYPVDNNNPDMHQYRGYVDLDVAYGTSDGWQLAGTLRKGTKADYGSAELQFTYPVAKVWAGAGGYFYADLFSGYGENLLDYNKHSNQVRVGYSITRQNW is encoded by the coding sequence ATGGCAAGTTTGCTGAGCAGCGCAATTGCCAGCCTGGCGATATTGCCGGGAATAGCCCACGCAGATGTCTCCGTTTTATATCCAGCCAGTACACTCAAAACTGATGCGCCGTTCACCATTACTTTATTGCTGGACAATCCCGATAAGGAAGCAGCAACGATTACGGTGCCAGAGCAGTTGCACGCCAATATCAGCAATGCCGATTTCCCGCAGTTACCCATTACCTTGTTGCGGGCGGATCATTCAACCGGCGCGATCGAGGTCAAGCCAGGTGGCTTTAGAAAAGTGGCTTACCTGGCGCGCTTACCCCCTAACCTGCGCGGCACAATCCGGGTGCAACTTACCGGCTTTGATACGGCGCCAGTCTTGATAGCGCTGGATTCAGCCGCAAACAAATCGCCAGCAGCCGACCCATCTGCTAACGGCACAGAAACCGGCCCAACCCCAACTGCTGCGCCAGTCAGCGTAGCAGCACTGGCCGCCAGCCAGGTAGCCAGCCCCGGCGGGCAAGATGCCGCGTCCACTGCGTTGCTACGCGGCGCGGAGGATCGCTTGTCGCCGTACGAGCCAATGTACTTTGCAGTTGGCAAAAATGGCGACACCACCGCCAAATTCCAGCTCAGCTTTAAATATCGCCTGGGTCTACCTAAAGACCCCACTTCACGTGCCCTGCTCGACAATCTGTATTTCAGCTTTACCGAGCGCTCAATGTGGGACTTGTCTGCAGACTCGCACCCGTTTGAAGACAGCAGCTACATGCCGAGCCTGTTTTACTACGTCCCCGATACTGACGTGAAAGCCAGCTGGTTCAGCAAGCTGGGCCTGGAAAGCGGGCTAAGGCATGAGTCCAACGGCAAAGCTGGCGATGAATCGCGCAGCATGAATTACGCGTATGTGCGACCGATCCTGCATTTTGGCGATCCCACCAAAGGCGAATGGACCGTGGCGCCCAAGTTGTACTACTACCCGGTTGATAACAACAACCCGGATATGCATCAGTACCGCGGCTATGTTGACCTGGACGTCGCATACGGGACCTCGGATGGCTGGCAGCTGGCAGGGACATTGCGCAAGGGCACCAAGGCCGATTATGGCAGCGCAGAACTGCAATTCACCTATCCAGTAGCCAAAGTCTGGGCCGGCGCGGGCGGCTATTTCTATGCAGATCTGTTCTCTGGCTACGGCGAAAACCTGCTGGACTACAACAAGCACAGCAATCAGGTTCGTGTGGGTTACAGCATTACGCGGCAGAACTGGTAA